One window of Amaranthus tricolor cultivar Red isolate AtriRed21 chromosome 11, ASM2621246v1, whole genome shotgun sequence genomic DNA carries:
- the LOC130826545 gene encoding uncharacterized protein LOC130826545 — protein sequence MANQKIGRILIDTSSSFDLISHKCLAKLKYKPGSMHKVSHPLVGFGGGIVHPVGRIDLPIRLGENGEGCHMVVRFLVVEELTAYNLILGRPTLNESKAVIIPSFMLLKFEKDDGSVGSLSGDQKTARECYLSDVKPTVAASGQGDEPIDVNEVNDVVPVPTAAGKKKKADQLVAIKKEKQQQSLTGERSDKLGPQAAGEHNDIALDDTRPERTVKVRTTAFVNLGADLHNLLKEFKDIFAFEVEEMPGISPDLAVQKLVMDPKKKLVRQKKRNHGEERSQAAAAEVMLIKKPNDTWGMCVDYTDLNKACPKDRYPLPKIDCLVNSTAGHALMNFMDAYSGFHQIPLWNKDQEKTTFVTDQGLFCSTVMPFGLKNMPTTFQRMINKIFINQIGRNVEAYINDILVKSKLQTDHLTDLRVTYATLRQHKVMLNPKKCVFGVGSRKFLEFMIDQRGIVANPEKIQAVIDMKSPCTVKEVQKLTSCLAALGRFLSRLGDKCLYFFQAIKKKTMSEWGADAETILLLVLFSLLKETAPSSQSISSAILRNAKLRYPMVEKFGLALFMVVKKLKPYFMAHPVVVYTDQPIKRPMATVESSGRMIKWAIEIQSLEISFEPRKAVKGQAFADFIVKMTRPTEPENLDQVWKVYVDGSSTMDNCGAGVICQSPEGNKYKYALRFKFRASNNEAEYEALLAGICICKAVRARKIDACPDLQLIVSQYHGDYEATHRAMIKYLQLVKEEAGTLDEFHLSQVPKSKNNQADALSKLASSASYDTPRSVFRKVMKKRSIEEDPIGVLDRSSTWMDGIRAYLKDGTLPVTYPEIVAMKKRAANFEIHNAELFKKGYLHPLLKCVTPKSGEDVLEDLHLVFSASHVGGRTLAKRARRQGYFWPTLEADAMEMVKKCDKCQRFGKPIHRPATDLTAIHSPSTIRQMGHGHYRSVYACYRRTEKQRRSKASRQKMLSSSSRKMLSPKLGGRPRDLSNGIKKKVERVGGLWAVELPHVLWAIRTTEKGATGETLFLMVYGAEAVLPIEYYEPTLRVMLGNVALGHEIYRLRMTRAYNKRVHKRTLKVGDFVLRKMEATDRANEQGKLTLNWFPILLQNPLH from the exons ATGGCCAACCAAAAGATAGGCCGGATCCTCATTGACACTAGTAGTTCGTTTGATCTCATCAGTCATAAGTGCTTGGCAAAGTTGAAGTACAAGCCTGGTAGCATGCACAAGGTATCTCACCCCTTAGTTGGTTTTGGGGGTGGAATTGTGCATCCAGTAGGCCGGATTGACCTACCCATCCGGCTAGGGGAGAATGGAGAAGGATGCCACATGGTAGTCCGGTTCTTGGTCGTTGAAGAGCTGACTGCGTATAATTTGATATTGGGTCGTCCTACTCTGAATGAATCCAAGGCTGTTATCATTCCATCCTTTATGCTCCTTAAATTTGAGAAGGATGATGGGTCTGTTGGCTCCCTAAGCGGAGATCAGAAGACGGCTAGAGAGTGCTACCTCTCAGATGTCAAGCCCACGGTGGCCGCATCCGGCCAAGGTGACGAACCAATAGACGTTAACGAAGTCAATGATGTTGTGCCTGTTCCAACAGCAGCCGGCAAGAAAAAAAAGGCCGACCAGTTGGTGGCCatcaaaaaagaaaagcaaCAACAATCACTGACCGGGGAACGGTCAGATAAACTCGGTCCCCAGGCGGCTGGTGAACACAATGATATTGCTCTGGACGACACACGTCCAGAACGAACTGTTAAGGTTAGGACGACTGCTTTTGTGAACTTGGGTGCAGACTTGCACAATTTGTTAAAGGAATTCAAAGACATCTTTGCCTTTGAAGTGGAAGAGATGCCAGGCATTAGCCCCGATCTTGCTGTTCAAAAACTTGTTATGGATCCCAAAAAGAAGCTGGTTAGGCAAAAGAAAAGAAACCATGGCGAGGAGAGAAGTCAGGCGGCAGCCGCCGAAGTTATGCTTATCAAGAAGCCGAATGATACTTGGGGCATGTGTGTTGATTACACAGATTTGAACAAGGCATGTCCAAAGGATCGTTATCCTCTTCCAAAGATCGACTGTTTGGTCAACTCTACAGCCGGCCATGCCTTGATGAACTTCATGGACGCCTATTCAGGTTTTCATCAGATACCCTTGTGGAATAAAGATCAAGAGAAGACGACATTTGTCACTGATCAAGGGTTATTCTGCTCCACCGTGATGCCGTTTGGTTTGAAAAATATGCCTACTACTTTCCAACGAATGATTAATAAaatcttcatcaatcaaattggGAGGAATGTAGAGGCGTACATTAATGATATTTTAGTCAAATCCAAGCTACAAACAGATCACCTTACTGACCTCCGAGTAACATACGCCACACTCAGGCAGCACAAGGTCATGCTCAATCCCAAGAAGTGTGTCTTTGGTGTTGGGTCTAGGAAGTTTCTCGAATTTATGATTGATCAAAGGGGGATAGTGGCCAACCCAGAAAAAATACAGGCGGTTATAGACATGAAGTCACCCTGCACTGTCAAAGAAGTTCAAAAATTAACAAGTTGTCTAGCGGCATTGGGGAGATTCCTTAGCCGGTTAGGTGACAAGTGCCTCTATTTCTTCCAAGCAATAAAAAAGAAGACTATGTCTGAATGGGGGGCGGATGCTGAGACG ATCTTGCTCTTAGTGCTGTTCTCCTTGCTGAAAGAGACGGCACCCAGCTCTCAGTCTATTTCATCAGCCATTCTGCGAAATGCTAAACTACGGTACCCCATGGTTGAAAAGTTTGGCCTTGCTCTTTTCATGGTAGTCAAGAAGTTAAAACCTTACTTCATGGCACATCCGGTGGTGGTGTACACAGACCAACCTATCAAGCGGCCAATGGCAACCGTAGAATCATCCGGCCGAATGATCAAATGGGCTATTGAAATTCAAAGCCTTGAAATCTCTTTTGAACCAAGGAAGGCAGTGAAAGGACAGGCGTTTGCCGACTTCATTGTCAAAATGACAAGGCCGACTGAGCCGGAGAACCTTGATCAGGTTTGGAAAGTATATGTGGACGGGAGCTCTACTATGGACAACTGTGGTGCAGGCGTCATATGTCAGTCCCCTGAAGGGAACAAGTACAAATATGCACTACGGTTCAAGTTCCGAGCCTCAAATAATGAGGCGGAATATGAAGCCCTACTAGCCGGCATCTGCATATGTAAGGCAGTTAGGGCAAGAAAGATTGACGCCTGTCCTGATTTGCAATTGATTGTAAGCCAATACCATGGTGACTATGAGGCCACCCATCGGGCCATGATCAAATACTTGCAGCTGGTCAAGGAAGAGGCTGGGACACTTGATGAATTTCATCTAAGTCAAGTGCCCAAGTCAAAGAACAATCAGGCGGATGCTCTCTCTAAGCTCGCATCATCCGCCTCCTATGATACACCTAGGTCAGTCTTTAGGAAAGTTATGAAAAAAAGAAGTATTGAAGAAGATCCCATTGGAGTACTGGACCGAAGCTCAACCTGGATGGATGGCATCCGGGCCTACTTGAAAGATGGTACTTTGCCGGTTACTTACCCAGAGATAGTTGCAATGAAAAAACGTGCGGCTAATTTTGAAATCCATAATGCAGAACTTTTCAAGAAGGGTTATTTGCATCCTTTATTGAAGTGCGTTACCCCAAAAAGTGGGGAAGATGTTTTAGAGGACCTGCATTTGGTTTTTAGTGCCTCTCACGTAGGCGGCAGGACTCTAGCAAAGAGGGCCAGGCGGCAAGGTTACTTTTGGCCTACCCTTGAAGCAGACGCCATGGAAATGGTGAAGAAATGTGATAAGTGTCAAAGATTTGGCAAACCCATACACCGTCCGGCCACTGATCTGACGGCCATTCACAGCCCCAGTACCATTCGCCAAATGGGGCATGGACATTATCGGTCCGTATATGCCTGCTACAGGCGGACGGAG AAGCAGAGGCGATCAAAGGCAtcaagacaaaagatgttatcTTCTTCATCTAGAAAAATGTTATCACCCA AATTGGGTGGGAGACCAAGGGATCTCTCAaatggcattaaaaagaaaGTTGAAAGAGTTGGCGGTTTATGGGCGGTTGAGTTGCCGCATGTCCTATGGGCCATCAGAACAACTGAAAAAGGGGCAACTGGTGAAACCCTATTTCTCATGGTTTATGGTGCTGAAGCTGTCTTACCCATTGAGTACTATGAGCCGACTCTTCGAGTCATGCT GGGCAATGTTGCCTTAGGTCATGAGATTTACCGTCTGAGAATGACAAGAGCCTACAACAAAAGAGTACACAAACGAACCTTGAAAGTAGGGGACTTTGTGTTACGGAAAATGGAGGCAACCGATAGGGCCAATGAGCAGGGAAAGCTGACTCTTAATTG gtttcCTATATTGCTTCAAAACCCACTACATTAA
- the LOC130826546 gene encoding serine/threonine-protein phosphatase 7 long form homolog — protein MFGRTAEQRQPNKVVEGLKAIGVVNREALFWIDEGHAVCIDARQFESWQDKVHRVLGVRPPAEVTKGSSLRVTWLAQNFSQLPEGADDATVERYARAYLLYLIGAVLFSDKTGNRVQLLYLTLLDAPWEVISGYSWGSAALAYLYRRLCEASQKNVKEIAGPLIILQLWAWEHVLIGQPMRSVGRGAFAPPLLPPPHVPYGSRWSFERRSRTHTGSGVGFYRDQLDLLRADQFLWDPYPAEAYAALPQHSGILSGAWRASVPLICFDMVEVHLPERVLRQFGMVQGIPPPCDTEAELHHSRKGRDPKNWL, from the exons atgtttggtaggactgcagagcaaagacaacccAATAAAGTCGtcgagggattgaaggccaTTGGTGTTGTTAATCGTGAAGCacttttttggattgatgaa ggacatgccgtGTGCATCGATGCACGCCAGTTTGAAAGCTGGCAAGATAAAGTCCATAGAGTATTAGGAGTGCGACCTCCGGCTGAGGTAACCAAAGGGAGTAGCCTGCGTGTAACATGGCTTGCACAAAACTTCTCGCAActccctgaaggtgctgatgacGCCACCGTTGAGAGATACGCTAGGGCGTATCTCCTTTATCTGATTGGTGCTGTCCtgttctccgacaagactggcaaccgagtacaactattgtacttgacgttgcttgatgcgccatgggaggtcatctccgggtacagctggggttcggcagccctagcgtatctgtacaggagactttgtgaagcttcacagaagaacgtgaaggagatcgctggTCCCCTGATTATTCTACAG CTTTGGGCATGGGAGCAtgttctcattggtcaaccgatgaggagtgtgggtcgtggtgcatttgcgccaccactGCTTCCTCCCCCGCATGTGCCatatggatcgcggtggtcctttgaaagaCGATCAAGGACCCACACTGGATCgggcgtggggttctaccgcgatcaGCTCGATCTATTACGTGCTGACCAG TTTctatgggacccttaccccgctgaggcatacgctgcattgcctcagcactcgggcatattgtcaggggcgtggagagcatctgtacctctgatctgcttcgacatggtcgaagtgcatctccctgagcgcgtactacgccaatttgggatggtacagggcatcccgcctCCATGCGACACAGAAGCGGAGCTCCACCACTCTCGCAAGGGTCGGGATCCCAAGAACTGGCTATAG